ATGTATTTCATAGACATAATTAAGGACTGGGACTCTTCTAAATTAATCTGTATTGGATATCGTAAagattatttacttttttccccttcctttacaGGAACGTTAATGGAATTGGGTATCTCCCCAATTGTAACATCTGGTTTGATTATGCAGTTGTTAGCTGGAGCCAAAATCATTGAAGTTGGAGATACACCCAAAGATAGAGCCCTATTCAATGGAGCCCAGAAACGTGAGCATCAATACAATTAATAAAGAGCCTTTTCCAAATTTGAGAATTTTGTGGCAAAGAtgtttttctagtctttttttgtctttggttATAAGCATGTACTccttttcccccaatttttgtCAGTATTTGGTATGATCATTACCATTGGGCAAGCCATTGTGTATGTCATGACGGGCATGTATGGGGATCCCGCTGAAATGGGTGCTGGAATCTGTCTCCTTATCATCATTCAGGTAAGAAATACAATTTTTCATATGGATAACAAaaatgtttgttcctttttttcttttgaaacaatTCTTTAGGTGATTGATATActcattttcttactttattgAAATGACATGTATAAGTTGTGTTgatgttgaaaattaaaatttattgtaaTAGCCCCGTAGATGTCTAATAAAGAATTATAGATCAATCAACTGTATTTCACTGATTCTAAGAtgcacatttttcacattttgatgtctctgaaatcaggatgtttTCTTAGAGTTGATGCGGTCACACGTGCGGTCAGCCAGGTGGCGGTCGTGATGGTAGGCATTGCCTGCATGTGTACGTCAACTTGGTCAAAGCTGTTTATATCATCCTTATATCACTTGGTTATATGCATTGTTGATAAAACATGTCGTTGAATTTAACTGCTGTTTAAAATGTCTTCCAACAGTCTGCTGTAATTTGTTATTGAAATGAAGAATTATTGTGTAtaaacagaggcacagaaagagcaAGTTAGATGATAAACATCTATGTCTAAGTCTAAACTTTTTtgtaagtagaaaataaaaaattctttgtaATAGGTTATTGTGTCATAGTTTAattgaagtatttttttcttaatgacacACATAATAGTGTTACAAATAATAGTATCTTACAGTAAGTGAAATAccatataaacacacatatatatgtcctatggattttttttttttttttataaatttatttatttatttttggctgcgttgggtctttgttgctgtgcgcaggctttctctacttgtgagcaggggcaactcttcgttgcagtgtgtgggcttctcattgcggtggcttctcttgttgcggagcacgggctctaggcgtgcaggcttcagtagttgtggcactcgggctctagagcacaggctcagtagttgtggcacatggacttagctgctccgtggcatgtgggatcttcctgggccagggctcgaacccatgtcccctgcattggcaggtggatccttaaccactgtgccaccagggaagcccgtcctatagattttttaaatggatattttgGAATGGAATTTTTAAAGGCCAACATGATTTTCCCTCTACTAAGTATCTTAAAATGTGTAAAGTTTGGAAGATATTTCTCTAATGTAGTCCTTAAAAATCCTTTAGAGAAGTTACCCAGGAATGGACTGTACTTAAGTTATATAATAGTTATTTACTGGATTTTGAAAAGAAGCTTGCTTAAGTTAAACACTGAACGTCTAGAGTCCTGGTTATCTTGGAGATGCCTCTTGTTCACTCTACGAAATTAGGATTAATTtaggaaaaaacttttttaatggTCAAAAGGATCAAAGTCAGAAAAATAGTTTAAACTAAAACACCAGtttattagtatatatatacattgagAAATACAACCATTTCGGATTGGCATGcttgaccatcttttttttttttataggaaATCTTATATAGGAAACAAATCATAGTAAGAAGATTGTTTAGTGAGTATGATTCAGAACAAGGAGAATGGGATTGTTGAGGTATTTATTGGGCATCATTAACACATATCACATATCACAGGGCTTTTctaatgaaatggaaatatttcatcTTTTAACCAGGGGAGGAATCTTTAATGGACTATTAGGTAGTTTTCTGAGCCCCAGTGAGTTCCCATTTGGTATAAGGTACACTTCTTTAAAGGAAAACTTTGTCattatttctccatttaaaacacaccttgggacttccctggtggtccagtggttaagactccgtgcttccactgcaggggacatgggttcgatccctggtcagggaagtttcACAGGCCACGTAGtgtgaccaaaaagaaaaagtaagaacattaaaaaaaaaaacaaaaacaccttgaCTGGCAAATTTATAACCCCAgggaattagaggaagaagagttGCAATGGATGGGAAGGAAGATCCTCTGAAAACTGGTTTTAGTATCTTTCAGTTCTTTGGCATGAGGATACTGATACACCAATTTTTgccttattttgtttctttacagCATTTGCTTTATGACCCATAGTTAGAATAACCCTGCTTTCTAAAAGACACTCAAAATTGGCATCTAGCTCTTAGAACATTATGCATCAGTAAAATTTTTCTAGTATTTTAGTAAGGgtgtatttatattcttttttttttttttttttttttttctttttgcggtatgcgggcctctcactgttgtggcctctcccgttgcggagcacaggctccggatgcgcaggcccagcggccatggctcacgggcccagccgctccgcggcatatgggatcctcccagaccggggcacgaacccgtatcccctgcatcggcaggcggactcttaaccactgcgccaccagggaggcccgtatttATATTCTTAAGGAACCTCAGCTGACCAGTTCTGGGTTAGTTAGTGAAAGTATTGACTTCTTATGAAGTCAGTTATGAATTTGAATTGATAAAAAATGGAGTtaagctattttaatttttttccataccaGAAATCAAGGAATAGTTAAATTTCTGGAACGAAACAAGTGAAGTGGGTATATACTAAGTTGTTTACATAAATTCTGGTGCACAAATATTTGTCTTGTGGTTAATCCTTCTAGTGTTAATGTATAGAGAAATTTTTCACATTTGATCATAGGTGGGTAGTGACCCATTGTGTCTTTTTAAGGCTTTGCTAACATTGAAAATGTGTAGATTTGCTAAAGAGATGTGATTAGATCAGTGTGTTTCCACCTAGAGATTTTGAAAACTGTTTGCATGCTGTTATGTAAGGTATTTCTCACCTTAATTATTCTTGTTTCATTCACATGGTCAGTGTTTTTCCACTAGTGAGTTTTGGAATCTAAATAGTGGGtcttgattaaaattttaaaaaagagtagagagtatcagtgtgcatggcacatagtagaGGTAAGTATTATTTTGTCAaactgagttgtgtgtgtgtgcgtgcacacatgaGCAAGGTTGAAATGTTAAAGTGTTATTTTTATACATACTTTAGAGATTCATATGTATTGAACATTCTAGAAGGCATGCAATTAGTATTCAGTTTTTTTATCAACTGTTCTAGTCAATGAGATGCTGTCAGTTTCTGATTTCTCATTCCCTGCATAGGCATGCATGCtttttttaccatcttttatTCCTTTAGTTATAGAAACCATTTCTCATTTAGGTTTCTCTGTAATTCCTTTGTCCAGTTAGAGAAGCATGAGTTTGATTTTCAccacatataaatgaatcacCCTCTAGTCTGATGGACATTGGTGTGAACAGGGGTTTGGAGAATTATCGTTGTTTCAGAGctgcctgtgtgaccttggacaggtcatTTAATTACAAGTTCATGATAACACTGTCTGGTTGGCTGATGGTTTATGGACAGCTATCATGCCCTGTAGAGGGCGGGCTTCTGTATTTCTGATGGGGAGTATGTACTTGTTACATAACTGTGGTCAAAATAAAATCTCAGTAGTTAAGTCCTAACTTGTCTTTTATCTTGTCAAATTGGTAAACTTGGTTTTCAAACAGTAAAGAATTTGTGAGCTCTCTTAGGAGTTTTGAGAATTTTACCTTTTTTACAGTCCATTGAAATTCAAACTTAAAGATTGTAAACAGACAAGTTAGGCTCTGTACAGCCATTGAAATGAcagttaaggaaaagaaaaaacacggTAAGGTAAGCATGCTTCAAACGGTGTactgtagttttctctttcttaacAGGGATGTTGGGTGAACTGAGTTAAGGAACGAGGGTGGGAGGCTTCAGAGCTGGGAGGAATGGAAGGGGCATCTCCTCACGTCTGTAGGAGGGTGTCTTTGAAGTGGGGACAGGTGTGAGATTGGGGGCCTAGAAGCACATTTTCTTCCCCCCTTGATTAGGTTACTGAAGTGTGGGGAAGGAGTCACATGACCAAAGAGGTCACTTACAAAGCTATGGATTATTTCTAATTGATACATACTTTTACTGATGTTTTCTCCAAGAGGAAAATTAAGAATTTTCAATTTCACATAAAGTTagtaggctttcttttttttaaaaaaaaatcatgaacttAAGAACCTGGTGAACCCTTCATTGTTTTTAGGTTTACATTAAGTTTTTGTCACTGTATGTATTGAATGCATTTTTACATTGTTATAATCTGTGTACATATTTGTGCTCTACTTTTTGActtattgtattatatattttatattatatataatacacatatataaaatctatAGTACTTAAAAATGTATCAGCATAGTTCACATGCTTTTCCTTTAATAGCCTATAAAATTGCATCTTGTTACTGTATCATAATTCATTTGGTCTTTTACTTACTTGAAGCTATTTGGAATGCTTTTCAGTTTCTTGCTGTCATAAATGCTACAGttgtgaacatttttgttttaggGTGCTTTTCAATAGGTCTTCTTTAAACATTatgagagaaatataaatatactttaaaagtcAAAATGTCTGCTTTATAATGTAACAACATTTCCAGTCCTCTTATTTGCAGAACTGGCTTCTGATGAAACTAAATTGGGTTAGATGCAGGGTGTCATAATAGTGATACTGCATCGACTAGGTTTTAGTGTTGAAAATGCCTGTACTTTGAAAGTAGTCAATGGTGTTCACTGCCCCTTTCTGAGTTTATTCTTGCTTCAGCTTACTTGCATTTCTTTCCCCACAGTTGTTTGTTGCTGGTTTGATTGTGCTGCTGTTAGATGAGCTGCTACAGAAGGGTTACGGCTTGGGGTCTGGGATTTCCCTCTTTATTGCCACCAACATCTGTGAAACCATTGTCTGGAAGGCCTTTAGTCCCACTACCATTAACACTGGCAGAGGTACAACGCACAGGGACGCAACTGCACGGGTTTGGCCGGGTGTGTGCTGAGAGGAGCACGAGGTGGTGGAGCGGGACTGCCGACAGACGCCCTGGTTTGCTGTCCCAGGCGACGGCGGATGTCAGGTGTTCCAAAGCTGATAAGCAGAGATTGGTGGAGTATGAACTGTTGCTTCAGAAAGAATAGTATCTAAAATTTAGCCTCTGCTCATTTAAAATTTCAGTGgttgcaaatatttaaaaaattttatttgcctAAGCCATTGTTGCAGAAGTCATTTTGACTGATTTCAGCATTCCTAGAGGGATAAAAAGGTAGTGGATTTCAGATAAAAAACCCCATTATTTATTGCATCATCAGGGAGTACTAGTACTTTTGTTGCTGTTCTCCTTGGCTTTGTAATAGCAcctaaattatgaaatatttcattgtgtttccCCTTACCCATCTCCACTTCTCTCAAATGCCATCCAAGATTTGTAATGGTTAACATCTAACCTGGTCCCAGCCTTAAGAAAATAGCGGTGATGGTTTATTAATATACTTAGTAAAATGAATTAAAGGCAAGCTTGGTAGAGTAATGTCTGTCTTTCAACTCTGacatctttattctgctttgctgcttcttttccccatctccccccaccccacctccaaatgTTCTTTTCCCTTCCCTAAAGTAAAGGTGAGGCAAATCATTATGAACTAAATATTTGCTTTGGTTTATTCTACTTTGTCTGTTTTCGTCAAGAATAGTCTCTTGAGAAAACTTcagatttatgaaaaaaaaaagacatttgccTCAatgatgtaattattttttagaaGCTCCACACATGGCTGTATCATAAACATAGATGAATTATTTTGACTCAAATTTCTGCCTTGTACTGGAGCTTCAAGGTTATTTGTTTTGACTTTTGGGACAACTTTGGGTAATGAAGCTACAGCCGATTTCTATCTTGATTTATCAGGTACCGAGTTTGAGGGTGCAGTCATAGCTCTCTTTCATTTACTGGCCACCAGGACAGACAAAGTTCGAGCTCTAAGGGAGGCTTTCTATCGTCAGAATTTACCCAATCTCATGAACCTCATTGCTACAGTTTTCGTGTTTGCTGTTGTTATATATTTTCAGGTAAGTATATTTTCTTCGCTGAAGTTAAGTGGAGTGTggatttttattttgctcttaaaGAGGAGAATACCATTTGAAATGTTAGCAGCTAAGTCAGTGTTTCAAAATCCAGTTCGGCAAATAATTCCATCGTTTAGACTCTGAGGTGCAAAATATTAGcgacaatgaaatagaaaaggatttctatttctgtgtatcTCTGTGGAAGGGAAAGTTTGTTAGCATCGTCTTTGCATAGTCCCTCCTGTGACTGTTTGCCTCCTCTGGAGTCGTGGTACGTGCAGCCCCTCCGCCTTACTCCTAAGCTTCCTTTTTCAGGGGTTTCGTGTGGACCTGCCCATTAAGTCGGCCCGGTACCGAGGGCAGTACAGCAGCTACCCCATCAAGCTCTTCTACACCTCCAACATCCCCATCATCCTGCAGTCGGCCCTGGTGTCCAACCTGTATGTTATTTCCCAGATGCTGTCAGTTCGATTTAGTGGCaactttttagtaaatttactagGACAGTGGGCTGTgagtatttcattatttattctaaGTATTCAGATTTATTGTAATTTGCATTTCATGCTTTTAACTGAAAGAGATGAGCCACAATTGAAGCAGTTGCTATATATAACATTTCCAGATTCATTTACCTGTAGCACAGTTTATCATGTATTTGGAAGAGTTGTAAAACTGTAAGCATTGTAAAACTAAGATTGGCAGAGTACTTTGTACTATTTTACGTCTAGGAAGCATTTTTCACATCTCGTTTGAGTGACCTTTTAGGTTAAAATCACAGTTGCTCTTATGGAAGTGATTCCCTGTTTTGTAATCTTATTCCACTATTGTCTAGAATAATGTTTTTTGCAAAGAAGCTATTTGCTGATTATATAGGATACTGAAATcatcctctcctgcctcccccgCCATTTTTCATGGCCCAAATGGCAGTAAATAAGAAAGGTACATAATAACTATATTGAAGAGAGAACAGTTGCTAGAAATGGAATCCAGTAAATTCTGCCTTCCTCTTTTAGATTTTCATCATAGCTCCTAAAGCAATCCAGCTACATTGTGATTGAGGTGTGAGTTATTGTaggattgaatttttttttttttctggctgcattgggtcttcgttgctacgtgcgggatgggctttctctagttgcggtgcgcgggcttctcattgcggtggcttctcttgttgcggagcccaggctctaggcgcactggcttcagtagttgcagcacatggctcagtagttgcggcacgtgggccctagagcgtgcaggcttcagtagttgcggcgcgtgagctctagagtgcaggctcagtagttatggtgcacgggcttagttgctccgtgccatgtgggatcttcccggaccagggatcaaacccgtgtcccatgcattggcaggcagatccttaaccactgggccaccaggaaagtccaggATTGAATTTTGACTGGTTTAAATTAAAGGAGTGTTTTCTCCCCCTTAAAACTACataattagggcctccctggtggcgcaagtggttgagagtccgcctgccgatgcaggggatacgggttcgtgccccggtctgggaggatcccatatgccgcggagcggctgggcccgtgagccatggccgctgagcctgcgcgtccggagcctgcgcgtccggagcctgtgctccgcaacgggggaggccacaacagtgagaggcccgcataccgcaaaaaaaaaacaaaactacataaTTAGAGAAGAGTAAGAGCCTTTATTGTTTTCAGAATATGTAATTCTAGAATTTGTATTCCCCCAAAGAATTATCTTTTTTACAGTCCTTCCTGAAATACGGTGCTTATTCTATGCATCTGTCTTAACGTGCTACCTTTTGTATTGTAAGCTGTAGTGACGTATCTTTCTGCTTTGACTGaaggccattttttaaaatgtaaagtttaATAGGATGAGACTAGTTCTTCAAAGGCAGTTGAAGGAAGTATGATTTCCTTTATCCGgaatagttgacccttgaacatgggtttgagctgtACGGATTCATTTAGATGCAggtttttttcagtagtaaacacGTCAGTACTGCATGGTCTGCCGCGGGTTGAATCCTGCGATGCAGAACCGCGGATACGGAGGAGCCATGTACGCAGAAGAGTAACAgtaacttatatgtggatttcGACTTCATGGAGGGTCGGTGCCCTAACCCCCTCgttgttcaggggtcagctgGACTCCTTTTCCATTTAACAGAAATTGGATTGCCTGTGGTGAGGGGAGGGACTGTCCCTCCCCTCATGAGCTAACAGTCTGGCAGTCATTATTACTATGATAATTTCACAGTAATAAATGCACTGAGTGGTTGTATAGATTGTGTTGTGAtcttaatgagattttttttagtGAGAGAGCTATTGGGAAGTTTAATTTGTCAGGGCTTTTGATTTGGAATCAGTGATTCTAGGGGCACAGTAAATGAATCATTTGGAAATTGTAAATTCAGGAACCAGACATTTTAATCATTGCATCCAAAAATTGCTTTCCCACCCTCTATGCGCAGAACTTTTATTTAATATGAGCAAATACATGCTATTCCCATTTCTTTTACTATAAAAATTCTTAAATGTTTGTGTGGATAAAAAAACACTTTATACTTCTTAAAAGACTACTCTTTACAATATACAAATCATATAAAGTTTAGGCAGTGAGTCGTTAGTCTTCTGTTAATATTTCAGTTGATTGCATTCTTAATAGCATACCTTGAAGTGAAAGAATATGTGTGTACTCTTACATAGTTCATAAAATTTCTGACTCTAAATGTTATCAGAGATCGATGTGATCTATTCCTGTcttcaggaagagaaggaagattaTTCTTGTAgaagtattataattttttttttaaattgctcttCTGTTAATATATTCACAATTCTTTTATGTAATAGATACTCactatataattttctttttactcaCTATATAATTTTGTAAGAGTGAAGATATCAGACACAAAAGTAAATCCTTTAAGTTACGTAGAATCATTAGCTGTAGGTGCTTTGAGCTTAAAACATTGTCATAATTTTTGAGGAGTTTGAAAAGTCACAGAAATGTGACCATTTGTGCTTTTTATTCTTGTTCTATAGGACGTCAGTGGGGGAGGACCTGCTCGTTCTTACCCAGTGGGGGGCCTTTGTTACTACCTTTCTCCTCCTGAGTCCATGGGCGCCATATTTGAGGATCCTGTCCATGTGGTTGTTTATATCATCTTCATGTTGGGATCATGTGCATTCTTTTCTAAGACGTGGATAGAGGTGTCTGGTTCCTCAGCCAAAGATGTAAGTATTTggtttatttgaaaatgaaaaaaaaattcataatttttagATGTCAAATGGTAATTGATACACTtaattacttttgtaatttaaaCTCAAATTCATACATTCTTAATGAGGTAATGTCATCCCCAGGGAGTTAAAAACTACAGGTAGTTCCTGGAAAGTGAAAAATTCTTAGATTTTACAATGGTTTGTGACCATCCAAAGCTCAACCCTACCAGACAAAGTCTTATTCCTTagtatttaatttctctttaggGAGGTGATAATTAAGGAGAGATTGAGAAACCCTGGCCTAAGGTATGGATAATGTGGTTGTGCAGCATTGTAGCCTCAGGGAATATTATGATACGACAGTGTCTACTTCAGTCTTCCTGTATTTTCTGTGGAGAGCACTTCACACAGAACCTAGTAGTAAACAGTGAAATGGTTAGAGTTtgattttaaaagttgtttttctctttgcaggTAGCTAAACAGCTTAAAGAACAGCAAATGGTAATGAGGGGCCACAGGGATACCTCTATGGTTCATGAGCTTAACAGGTAAGGAAGGCCATTAGACTCAGTCTTTGataggagagagagaatgtgtgttaCATACACACGTGTTCTTGGTTTTTCAATCTATCATTTGGTCTCAGATGTCATTTAAATTCATATTTGAAGCACTTTTCTTGTACTTAACACAAAAGAACCAAAATTTAACACAAAAGTGAATTGTTCTCCACATCAGAATTGAcacctaaattattattttaattgaaatgatGTTCCCTTCACTGCTCAGCCCAGTGTTAAAATGCTGTAGGTCAGAGATCCTCGTCTGGCTGCACttaaaatcacctgggagcttttaaaaaatactgatatcCCGCCTCTAGGAATTGTGATTTATTTGGTCTGAGGTGGGTCCCAGgcatcagttttttgttttgtttgtttgtttgtttttgtttttttggtacacgggcctctcaccgttgtggcctctcctgttgtggagcacacgctccggacgcgcagggtcagcggccatggctcacgggcccagccgctccgcggcatgtgggatcttcccagaccagggcatgaacccatgtcccctgcatcggcaggcggactctcaaccactgcgccaccagggaagccccagtttttttttttttgataagtttattgagatacaattcacatatcATGTAATTTACTCATTTGAAATATACAGTTtagtggggttttgttttgtttttagtatattctgaGTGTGTAATTattacaatataatttttaaaacattttcatcacctggaAAGAAACCTTATACCTATTAGTTATTCTCCATTCCTAcccaccctcccacctcccagccccaggctttTTATCTAGTGtctgtagatttgcctgttctggacatttcatataaatggagttatATGTGATCCTTTGTGACTATCTttttcacgtagcataatgttTTGGGGGTTCATTCATTATTcgtgaataatattcccttgtatggatgtaccacgttttgtctatccattcatcagttggtggaAATTCTGGTTGTTTGCACTTTTTGGctgtcatgaataatgctgctgtgaacgtaCTTGTtcaggttttgtgtggacatatgttttcatttctctcagagTGGAACTATTGGGTTGGGTATTTAACTGTGTTGAACGTGTTGAGGAACTGTCAGACCCTTCTCCAGAGCAGCTGCCCCATTCTGCATCCAGGTGCAGTGTCTGGAGCTGCTGCACGTCCTCACCAGCATTAATTCTTGTTTTGATTTTAGCCACCTAGttggtatgaagtggtatctcattgtggcttttcccttttcattgtggttttgatttgcttctccctgatgagtaatgatgttaagcatcttttcatgtgttaatTAGCCATTCaaatatgttctttggagaaatgtctcttcttttgctcatttaaaatttctaattgggttgtctttttgttactgtttataaggttaaaaaaatattttggatgtATCTCATCAggtaaatgatttgcaaatattttgtcccattctgtgggttgtcttttcactttcttgatggtgtcctttgatgcacaaatttttaattttgatgttcagtttttctatttcttctttggtttctctgtgctgcttttggtgttgtatctaagaagcCAGGGTCACAAAGATTAatcctcttacatttaggtctgtgatcacTCTGAGCTCATTTTTGTTTCATGTGAGATAGGGGTCCAGattctttcttttccatgtggataGCCAAGtgttccagaaccatttgttgaaaaggcattggtattttaaactttttatttatttacaacatGGAATAGATCGCAGAGTGGTATAATGAGCCCCTGCGTCCAACCGTATCCAGCTTTAGTCATTATCCTTCTCCCATTCTTGTTTCATCTACTGTCTTCCCCATCCATGGTCCCTCACccccatctttttttcccctctggagtatttttttttttttttttgcggtacgcgggcctctcactgctgtggtccctcccattgcggagcacaggctccggacgcgcaggctcagcggccatggctcacgggcccacccactccgcagcatgtgggatcttcccggaccggggcacgaacccgtgtcccctgcatcggcaggcggactctcaaccactgcgccaccagggaagcccccctctggAGTATTTTAAACACAATCCCATTATTTTTAACAGCTCTCCAGGTGATACTAACATGTGGCCAAGGTTGAATTACTGTTGAATAGGGTCATCCAAATCTTGTCACATAAATTTGATACTTAGAAAGCATTTTGATATTTACTCTTCATCTACAAGAGGGAGCTAAAGGTTACCCACTTACAAACAATATTAAACATTCCAGTACTTAAATCACAGTTGAGGATTCTCTTCTGCTGTAAAAATCATGTATTGCCTTTCTTGGCTATTAACTGGTTTCTTGAAATCAGGGACTCAGATCATTCCTTTCATCATCTTCATCAACACATACCTGTGCACAGCCCTGGACGACCCGTCAGCACTGCGGACAGTCCCCTGGCGCGTTAGTTCAGTTTTCTCCCGCCTGTTACTGCTGCTTCCTGCTGCCCCTCCCCGTGGGCCTCCCCTGCCTGACTCGGGGTTTTGTCTTCCAGGTACATCCCCACGGCGGCTGCGTTTGGGGGCTTGTGCATCGGCGCCCTGTCAGTGTTGGCCGACTTCCTCGGGGCCATTGGCTCGGGCACTGGAATTCTGCTTGCAGTCACCATTATT
This sequence is a window from Mesoplodon densirostris isolate mMesDen1 chromosome 4, mMesDen1 primary haplotype, whole genome shotgun sequence. Protein-coding genes within it:
- the SEC61A2 gene encoding protein transport protein Sec61 subunit alpha isoform X4; this translates as MSCLGKQQFLMKFKFLEVIKPFCAVLPEIQKPERKIQFREKVLWTAITLFIFLVCCQIPLFGIMSSDSADPFYWMRVILASNRGTLMELGISPIVTSGLIMQLLAGAKIIEVGDTPKDRALFNGAQKLFGMIITIGQAIVYVMTGMYGDPAEMGAGICLLIIIQGFRVDLPIKSARYRGQYSSYPIKLFYTSNIPIILQSALVSNLYVISQMLSVRFSGNFLVNLLGQWADVSGGGPARSYPVGGLCYYLSPPESMGAIFEDPVHVVVYIIFMLGSCAFFSKTWIEVSGSSAKDVAKQLKEQQMVMRGHRDTSMVHELNRYIPTAAAFGGLCIGALSVLADFLGAIGSGTGILLAVTIIYQYFEIFVKEQAEVGGMGALFF
- the SEC61A2 gene encoding protein transport protein Sec61 subunit alpha isoform X5 codes for the protein MSSDSADPFYWMRVILASNRGTLMELGISPIVTSGLIMQLLAGAKIIEVGDTPKDRALFNGAQKLFGMIITIGQAIVYVMTGMYGDPAEMGAGICLLIIIQLFVAGLIVLLLDELLQKGYGLGSGISLFIATNICETIVWKAFSPTTINTGRGTEFEGAVIALFHLLATRTDKVRALREAFYRQNLPNLMNLIATVFVFAVVIYFQGFRVDLPIKSARYRGQYSSYPIKLFYTSNIPIILQSALVSNLYVISQMLSVRFSGNFLVNLLGQWADVSGGGPARSYPVGGLCYYLSPPESMGAIFEDPVHVVVYIIFMLGSCAFFSKTWIEVSGSSAKDVAKQLKEQQMVMRGHRDTSMVHELNRYIPTAAAFGGLCIGALSVLADFLGAIGSGTGILLAVTIIYQYFEIFVKEQAEVGGMGALFF
- the SEC61A2 gene encoding protein transport protein Sec61 subunit alpha isoform X1 — protein: MSCLGKQQFLMKFKFLEVIKPFCAVLPEIQKPERKIQFREKVLWTAITLFIFLVCCQIPLFGIMSSDSADPFYWMRVILASNRGTLMELGISPIVTSGLIMQLLAGAKIIEVGDTPKDRALFNGAQKLFGMIITIGQAIVYVMTGMYGDPAEMGAGICLLIIIQLFVAGLIVLLLDELLQKGYGLGSGISLFIATNICETIVWKAFSPTTINTGRGTEFEGAVIALFHLLATRTDKVRALREAFYRQNLPNLMNLIATVFVFAVVIYFQGFRVDLPIKSARYRGQYSSYPIKLFYTSNIPIILQSALVSNLYVISQMLSVRFSGNFLVNLLGQWADVSGGGPARSYPVGGLCYYLSPPESMGAIFEDPVHVVVYIIFMLGSCAFFSKTWIEVSGSSAKDVAKQLKEQQMVMRGHRDTSMVHELNRYIPTAAAFGGLCIGALSVLADFLGAIGSGTGILLAVTIIYQYFEIFVKEQAEVGGMGALFF
- the SEC61A2 gene encoding protein transport protein Sec61 subunit alpha isoform X3, which encodes MDCYNSLHLLSMLSGTLMELGISPIVTSGLIMQLLAGAKIIEVGDTPKDRALFNGAQKLFGMIITIGQAIVYVMTGMYGDPAEMGAGICLLIIIQLFVAGLIVLLLDELLQKGYGLGSGISLFIATNICETIVWKAFSPTTINTGRGTEFEGAVIALFHLLATRTDKVRALREAFYRQNLPNLMNLIATVFVFAVVIYFQGFRVDLPIKSARYRGQYSSYPIKLFYTSNIPIILQSALVSNLYVISQMLSVRFSGNFLVNLLGQWADVSGGGPARSYPVGGLCYYLSPPESMGAIFEDPVHVVVYIIFMLGSCAFFSKTWIEVSGSSAKDVAKQLKEQQMVMRGHRDTSMVHELNRYIPTAAAFGGLCIGALSVLADFLGAIGSGTGILLAVTIIYQYFEIFVKEQAEVGGMGALFF
- the SEC61A2 gene encoding protein transport protein Sec61 subunit alpha isoform X2; this encodes MGIKFLEVIKPFCAVLPEIQKPERKIQFREKVLWTAITLFIFLVCCQIPLFGIMSSDSADPFYWMRVILASNRGTLMELGISPIVTSGLIMQLLAGAKIIEVGDTPKDRALFNGAQKLFGMIITIGQAIVYVMTGMYGDPAEMGAGICLLIIIQLFVAGLIVLLLDELLQKGYGLGSGISLFIATNICETIVWKAFSPTTINTGRGTEFEGAVIALFHLLATRTDKVRALREAFYRQNLPNLMNLIATVFVFAVVIYFQGFRVDLPIKSARYRGQYSSYPIKLFYTSNIPIILQSALVSNLYVISQMLSVRFSGNFLVNLLGQWADVSGGGPARSYPVGGLCYYLSPPESMGAIFEDPVHVVVYIIFMLGSCAFFSKTWIEVSGSSAKDVAKQLKEQQMVMRGHRDTSMVHELNRYIPTAAAFGGLCIGALSVLADFLGAIGSGTGILLAVTIIYQYFEIFVKEQAEVGGMGALFF